One window from the genome of Magnolia sinica isolate HGM2019 chromosome 4, MsV1, whole genome shotgun sequence encodes:
- the LOC131242017 gene encoding lysine-rich arabinogalactan protein 19-like, translating to MAFSYSSFVAIMMMLGLLAGSALAQAPGSSPSAAPTVSPPRPSLAPASPPPASVTPPASSPSPISKPPTSSPSPSTTVSPPAPPPSSLSPSSSSPTGSPTPSISTPPLPGSPAQSPADNSAALPALNRVAISGSAISGVFAALLLL from the coding sequence atggctTTCTCCTACAGCAGCTTCGTTGCGATTATGATGATGCTGGGATTACTGGCAGGATCCGCACTCGCACAGGCGCCGGGATCCTCGCCATCAGCAGCCCCGACCGTCTCTCCTCCCCGACCGTCCCTCGCTCCGGCGTCTCCACCACCTGCCTCCGTCACGCCTCCCGCATCCTCTCCTTCTCCGATCTCCAAACCCCCAACGTCTTCCCCGTCTCCATCGACCACCGTTTCCCCTCCGGCTCCACCTCCGTCATCTCTCTCCCCTTCTTCATCTTCTCCCACCGGCTCTCCTACTCCGTCTATCTCCACCCCGCCGTTACCCGGCTCTCCGGCACAGTCACCAGCTGACAACAGCGCCGCTCTCCCTGCCTTGAACAGAGTCGCTATCTCCGGATCTGCTATCTCCGGCGTCTTCGCTGCCCTGCTCTTGTTGTAA